In a single window of the Elaeis guineensis isolate ETL-2024a chromosome 8, EG11, whole genome shotgun sequence genome:
- the LOC105049423 gene encoding probable monogalactosyldiacylglycerol synthase 3, chloroplastic yields the protein MVMSVASPRRSIREAVFQTVLAYHQQQEERQQKHKRSSTCGEPANAGGINDDDEPGFWEEEEGTMELVQLGAERTKNVLILMSDTGGGHRASAEAIRDAFRLEFGDEYKVFVKDLFKEHAGWPLTDMERSYKFMVKHVQLWKVAFHSTSPRWVHCLYLASLAAFYAKKVEAGLKKYKPDIIISVHPLMQHIPLWVLKWQGLQNRVVFVTIITDLNTCHPTWFHTGVNRCYCPSEEVSKRALLDGLEPSQIRVFGLPIRPSFCRAVLVKEDLRKELEMDPELPAVLLMGGGEGMGPVKKTAKALGESLFDKEHDQPIGQLVVICGRNQTLSSALQAHPWKIPVKIRGFETQMEKWMGACDCIITKAGPGTIAEALIRGLPIILNDFIPGQEVGNVPYVVDNGAGVFSKSSKQTASLVARWFGPESEELKRMSQNALKLAQPDAVFHIVKDINELAQQLGPLSRISYTLTSSFYQPM from the exons ATGGTGATGTCGGTGGCGTCGCCGCGGAGGTCGATAAGGGAGGCCGTGTTCCAGACCGTGCTGGCCTACCACCAGCAGCAGGAGGAGCGGCAGCAGAAGCACAAGAGGAGCTCGACGTGTGGCGAGCCGGCCAACGCCGGTGGGATCAACGATGACGATGAGCCTGGGTtctgggaggaggaggaggggaccATGGAGCTCGTCCAGTTGGGGGCGGAGCGGACCAAGAACGTGCTGATTCTTATGAGCGATACTGGGGGTGGGCATCGCGCCTCCGCGGAGGCCATCCGCGACGCCTTCCGCCTCGAGTTCGGGGATGAGTACAAG GTATTTGTGAAGGATTTGTTCAAAGAACATGCTGGTTGGCCACTGACCGACATGGAGCGGTCATACAAGTTCATGGTGAAGCATGTCCAGCTGTGGAAGGTGGCCTTCCACAGTACCTCTCCTCGTTGGGTCCATTGCTTATATCTTGCTTCCCTTGCTGCCTTCTATGCCAA GAAGGTGGAGGCTGGTTTGAAGAAGTACAAGCCAGACATCATCATCAGTGTCCATCCCCTCATGCAGCACATTCCTTTGTGGGTGCTCAAGTGGCAGGGCCTTCAGAACCGAGTAGTTTTTGTTACCATCATCACCGACCTCAACACTTGCCATCCCACATG GTTCCACACTGGTGTCAACAGATGCTACTGCCCTTCAGAGGAAGTTTCCAAGAGGGCATTGCTGGATGGCCTAGAGCCTTCTCAAATTCGAGTGTTTGGTTTGCCAATCCGACCATCCTTCTGTCGTGCAGTTCTGGTCAAG GAGGACTTGAGGAAGGAGCTTGAGATGGATCCTGAATTGCCTGCAGTGTTGCTGATGGGAGGAGGTGAGGGAATGGGTCCAGTCAAGAAGACTGCGAAGGCTCTTGGAGAATCTCTATTTGACAAGGAGCATGACCAACCAATCGGGCAGCTAGTTGTCATTTGTGGCCGTAACCAAACTTTGAGCTCTGCACTGCAAGCTCATCCATGGAAAATCCCTGTGAAG ATAAGAGGATTTGAGACCCAGATGGAGAAATGGATGGGAGCTTGTGATTGCATTATAACAAAG GCGGGACCAGGTACTATTGCTGAAGCTCTGATTAGGGGACTTCCTATTATCCTCAATGACTTCATCCCTGGACAG GAAGTTGGCAATGTACCCTATGTCGTTGACAATGGAGCTGGAGTGTTCTCTAAGAGCTCAAAGCAAACAGCCAGTCTGGTTGCTCGTTGGTTTGgccctgaatcagaagagttaaaGAGGATGTCACAGAATGCATTAAAACTGGCACAGCCTGATGCTGTTTTCCACATCGTCAAGGACATCAATGAGCTGGCTCAACAGCTTGGGCCCCTCTCTCGCATCTCCTATACCCTGACTTCATCATTCTACCAACCAATGTAA